The following DNA comes from Anopheles arabiensis isolate DONGOLA chromosome 3, AaraD3, whole genome shotgun sequence.
GCAGTTGCAGGACGAATGATGGAGTAAAACATCAAGACCGATGCCCTTATTCATAAGACAACCGCCGATTTCACCACGCTGACACAACAAACTATCCCTTCAGCCtccaaaatcatccaaatTGGTAGTCCCGTCTGGTACAAATCAATTGAAACATCAAAAATCAGCTTCGGCTTGCAATAGTATCATCCTCATCACCATTTTATTGAaggaaaaatacaacaatCACCTGCTGATCTACACCGACGGATCAGTACAAAACTGTTCCACTGGCTGTGGAATTTTCTTCACCATCGACAATAGTACCATCCAGCTACCACACCATATCTCAATCTTCACAGCAGAAGCAATAGCTTTGATTTTTGGAGCTGATGATGGTCTACGCAGAGATAAATCAAACGTGATCTTCACTGACAGTGCATGTATTCGTCAGGCACTTGAATTTCGAACCACCTCAACATCCTCACACGAACATCCAACAGCTCAGCCATATGCCGAATTGACCCCATGTCATTTTGACTGGATTCCTGGCCAACGCAGGAAGTAATAATCTGGCTTGCTACTACAATACACTTCCGCGCCATGACTTCAAGCAAAAACCATTATCGCCAATAGTTGGAACGGTTATTGGCTCTATCCTGAGCACCATTAAGACCACAACATCACCATAGAGAGATCATCGATTAAACCAAGACGCAGAGAGTGCTATCACGATTTCGGATCGGATACACCCGGCTCACTCACacctttttattgcaaaagtCCAACCCACTACTATGTACTTTCTGTGGCGTTGATATCACCTTCCGTCACAGCTTAACCGAATGCCATGGACATACTGCACCACGCAACACCTGCAAACTGGATTCCAGTATCAACACTATGATTTCATCAGACAGCGATTACCAGCGATAACTTTTAAAATCTCATCCATATGACTAACCTTTATAAAgaactaaaaccaaaaccaaatgtataCATAATAAAATCAACTGCATTAAGTTTACCGATATTAGCCGGTATATAGTAATTGAAAGCCACAAATGacatgcaaagaaaaatggtaaaatttaagatttttagaattaatataataatttaaataagcgaatgaggccaatcgGCGCACAGTTtcagtaaaaataaatatatttaaaccaAAACGTAGCAAAAAGTGATCGTAACTTGGGTGGATCCTCtgtattggaaaaaaaatcagctaAAATATCAATGAAGCAGGAAGTTTGTAGAAGGGAGATTTTTGCACAATTgacaaaatttaattaattaatatataCAGtcactttcccaaactcgaCGAAGCGGGAACGATCGTAGTGATTGTAATAATATTACTAAACAGAAACACCGTGTCCGGAAATTAATGCtccttttcaacaaaatacacattttaggattattgttattttttgttgtatgatTGAAACAATTTCTATTCTatgtatttttatcattttatgcTTATGCTTGTCGGTCTCGttgtacagttgtcaactcgtacgagaAAGGTAAGGTAATCTATGTACACCAGTATTTAACTCACGAATGAGAAACTATTGGGTATAAGGTTGATTACTATATTCATCAAAATATATCAATTTAACGTTAACTTAGCGATGATTTTACATTAACTTCAAATGTCTCATATTATCGGTTATAACATTCCAAACATTTACGCTGTGCAGCTCAGTTACTTAAAATCCAAATTAGGCCTCGTGATAATTAAATCGATGCAATCACATACATGTCGACTTAACTGCTTACTCAAGAGTCTAGACAAAGAGTTTGTTCAACTTTTGAGCTTATATGAAAAACAGTGCCAGTTGCCGGTCATTTTAGTGCATTGTCCTTAAAAGGGGCTCATTTTTCAGGCACGGTCATAAAACATTGCTTAAAAATGCTATCAAATAGAAAAGAGCGCACATAGTGGACACATGTACGAACACAGCAGGCTCCTGTACAGTGGTCATGCCATGAACTGGTTTTatccaacaaaaaatactttttcggACATTTTGGTCTCAAGAATGGGAGACGTTTTGACGCCGAATATTTTTAAAGTTGTGCCTGTCCGCAATTATGAGCACGCCGAATGTTTTAAAGTTGCTTGGTTCAGCATTTCACTGATAGCAACAAAGTTAAACAACGTTAATTCATTATTGGTGAAgtatattattaaattatattataataCTAGCTATCctttgttttggtgtgtttgaaactcgaaaaataatgtttaaatcaTAAGATTTAAATCAGCTTTTAATTACTTCAAATatataattcaatttttctgTCAACTTTATAGGTGTACTGGACTGATTTATAAATTACTGTTTGGCTCATATTATTGCCATGAACTATTTTATTTGTActgttttatatatttaaaacTACGTTTTTGTAGGTTTAGAAACTACCATCTAACCTACATTGTGATATCAGGCGAATAAAACAACAGGCCAGTAGTTTTCGCATACATAAGATTACATCTCTTTCCAGGCTTACGTAAAACATGTGAGTTTTATTCAATTGCTGGCTTCATGCTTCGATCATTTTAAGTAGAAACCGTATCGAACGGAATAATTCAATTACTCGCGGTGTCAATATCACGATGGTACCTCATGACTCTTTGATTATTCTCTCTATATAAAGTGAGACAACACCTTCCAAACAGTTACACCAAACATTCCGAAAGAGTTTTTGCCACTATGAAGGCAACGATTGCACTATTAATCCTTGGAGCGTTGGTCCTGCTGGTAAGTTGGACTTTCCAATCTAGTTACATGTTAGTTTGATTAATGGTTGATCCTGAAAATCTTACTGGCCGGACTGCCTTtcattgatgttttttttgtatttattttactgttcCTTGCCACACATCCATCCACAACAGGCGGCAGCGGAGAATAATGTCCAGCACAAGGAAAAGCGAGCAGCCAACAACCAGGCAAGTGCAATCGTGGAGAAAATTGCGGAAAAGGGCATGGTTTTTGCTGGTTCTGTCGttgaaaaactgaaaaatagTGAAGGTCAGttaatcacttttttattgatatttcaCTTACATTTTCATGCTACCGAATGTAAAACTGGCACCTCGTAAACAATTGATCAGTACATTGTATCATTTATTGTATTTCCatttaacaaaatattttGCTAACTATCTATCGTGTTGCAGTGGCTCGAAAATTGCTAGGAAAAGTTCTAGGCGCAATGGGAACCCAAAGGGGAAAGCGCTCAATTCAAACCAATGCCACGGTCACAAACTACAATTCGGCCCATTACCAAAAGCTGGTACTACATCAAACTCTTGCTACCGACCCCAGCCCAAATAGAGTTTCAAACTGCCCAATCGCACAAAATGAGCTGAACTGGATTGAAACCATATTTATTGCTGTACACCTTGCACTGGGAGAGGTTAACAAAGTTATAAACGGCCAAAAAGTAGGGTTTACAGTACCCAAACCAACGCCATACAAGGTTCACAACTAAATAAAAATGAGTGGTTAAAAATTACGTGAAATTTTGCGAACAAATAAAACTTTATGCTATAAAACAACTCATGAGCAATATCTTTGAATTTATTTAGGAATGTCACAAGGAAACTAAGCAATCCTTAAATTTTACATGACCGCTGCAGAAAAAGTGTAAGTCGATTGACaacatttaaatcaattttgatAGAATGACTCTGGTTGCACGATATATTTAAAAGAAATTGGTGACATGAAAATGTTGACAGCCTAAGAAGAGCCTgccttcttctatttggcgtaacgttcTACAGCGGGCATGCTGGCCTGTACAGGATTTCGAGATTTATTCAGTACCTGTACGCTGATgcatagtcagtccttgctacggaggaacGGTCCTTTCTAGACTTGAGCCCTCAACGGGCATTTTGTTgagttgttcttttcaattgGACTTTACCAGAACGATGGTACATAATTGTAAGACATGAACAAcaaaagttagactgtgtaaAGGGTGTCCTGGTGCTATCGGTGTTCCAAGATTAGACAACGTGGTTTAATAGAAGATTTTGCAATTGAGCTGTCCGATTTTGCAATATTGGTTTCCTTCTTTTATGCGTGGATTCTAAAAGCATTATCGTGACAATTAAAGATATACAAATCTTctaataatttatattttctacatGATTTTATATGTCTTTTTTAAGCGATACGGCAAAGCCGTTCCtttctgaataaaaataaatatgtttaatttttattaatatctaatagtttttgtttttggaagttGAATTTTtagaagttgtttttttatttagagaGAACGATCCGACAATAAATATTTCCTTTTAAAAAATACTCAAACGTTGTCGGTCTAGGCCTACCTGTGCCATGGCTTGGCTCGCAATAActttatttatgttattattattattattaatattattattattattatattatttatattattatactGTGTTCTACAGAACTCATTATACTATGTTTCAGATACACTGGTCGTTTGATGACTTTCATAAAGAGAAAATATTAATACACAACAAATACATGAGTGTGGATTTTTTAAAGATCATATGTGTCGTAAGAATCTAAAATAGCTCTTGCGATTATTATAGAGTTTCTATGATTTGATTCGATACGTTGGTCTTTCGTACACTGTAGGAATAATAACAAGCTTTAAATGAACCGTAATCGAAaccatttttatattgttagATCAGACACGATACATTCATGCATCTCTAGGGAttcaaaaacaacaatcaGGCAAACCATAATTATGCACATTGGGAATTACATGATACGAGATTCAATATATCCATACCACGTTTCTTACGAAAACTGTAATGATGAAATGCACCTAACTAGCGTCTACCCATGCGACAGTCGCTACTAATGACGCAAGCATTTTACAGTGATacttatttattaacaatatacttcttcttcttctttttcttcttcttcttcttcttcttctttttagcCCCACACGAAAAATTGTATATTGCGAATTTGTTCCTATCCAGTTATATTTCAAACAGATTATAAGCCGTTGATTCTTTCAGTGTGTTTGTATCTTCTACATCTAATCTATTAGATATATATAATTTATACTAGACATTAAACATGTTTCTAATAACAAAGATCAGAACATATTTCCATCAGTTTTTATTCCCTCACATTAAATTTTTTCAGCATTAAGGAGTTTCTCTTATTCAGATTATAATTAATCGATTAAATATTTCATATACATTTTTATACATCCTATAACCACAATTAAAATTAACTTGTAGCGACACATGCAACACAAAATTTATGCATAATGCTATAACTTATATTTTCCATTCATATTTTTGGCAGATGCTCCATTTGAACTTTTATTATCCACTGGGTATCACGTACACATTTGCAATCATACAAAAAGTGAGTGTAGTAAATAACTAACGCGGttcttaatttaaaaataaagcacaacaacaaccacatgTACAACAAGCCAACGTGTTCTTTCAGTTTGCTTCGTCGGTTCTGGATGTTAAATGTAAGTATGTGAAGGGCTACGTAAACACTATCACTAACTCGTGCCCGATATCCAACATCAACTTGTCGCGCGAGTAGATGTGGTAACAAGCACTTTAAAACAGCTGTCCGAATATCTGGTATGCGTAGCtatcacacaaaaacattatCAGTGTGCTATCGTCGACGTAACAGAACGACATAACTGTTCCTAGCATGCATCGTGTCGAGTCGAATGGTTTGCGCGATTTGCAGCCGAAGTCATTTGTGGTTTAGTGTTCACCGCATAAACAATACACGATCTACACAAAGTATTCAATTCACCATTTTTCCCGTTTCGTGATGGATGACAAACTCCTCAAAGCTCGTAAAGCGCGAATAAGATCTATTATTCGTTCGGCATTCAAATTTCTCTATCCGCTCAGATATTTGCTATTGATCGCTGCCACTGtgttattagttttattgcTTCGTCATAGAAAGCAGCAAATTTTGTTTGGGCATTTTGAGGAGCATTTTGCTGATGTGACACACAAAAGTCGCGAGTTTAAGAAAATTGATTACCACAACTACGAGCAAATTCAGAACGATTTGAATCGTGTTGGCCCAGGTGAGCAAGGCAAGCCGGCTACTCTCAGCCCAGAAGAAGCCACTAGCGAACTTCGGAAAGAGCTATACTACAAGAATGGCTTTAACGCTCTACTCAGCGATAAGATCAGCATTAATCGTTCGATAGCCGATTTAAGACATCCGAGGTAGGTAGTATCTTTGATTTCAACATTCCACGCTTATCAATGCAACAAGTTCAGCACTCAAGACCCATACCGACAAAAACTGTTTACGTGGACAATCGATCATTGGTACTTTAAAGTGTCATTTTGCtgcaaaaatacatttttcaacggtttttttttttttgtaatataaaACACCATTCTATTTACTTCGATAGAGCTAACGATCGCACGAAGGCGAACAATTGATTTCATTCAAGTGCAGTACTACTTTCAATCGTGTTTATTCAAGTCCATGCAGTATTAGAAGACATCCCAGTTTTCCGAACAAACAACCTGTgtaatgtgtaaaaaaattaagaaatgaGTGTGTTATTAATATAAATGTAGAAGTAACCCCAttcaatttaatattttaattgtgCTCTAATAGAAGCTTTTGTTCATAGAAACAATCTAGTTGCAAACCAAACATATAAAGAAATCACTTGAACTGTTAGATTGAattcaattgaattaaaaaaaacttcactCTTTGATTTTACACgactttattattattattattgttaacGATTCCTAGCGGATAAAGAGACAGCCTAAAATTCTTTTAAATGTTTATAAAACGTAGTATCAGATTGATCGTTTATTGATTGAGTGTCTAGGTTTAACCTATTCAAACATGCATAACTGCTGTAATATTGTATTATtcacaaaaccacaaccaaaCACCTCGTAACGACGACCGTGGACTACATACAAacatgtatatatataaataaataagtaaatacgTAAGTGTTGATTACAGATGGTTTCATTGTAGGTAACAAATTTTATTAtcgaatattttattttagctgTAAATTGAAATCTTACCGGAGTCACCTTCCAATCGCCAGTGTTGTGGTGCCTTTCTATGAAGAACACTGGAGTACCTTACTTAGAACTATATACAGCGTGCTTAACAGATCGCCGCCCCATCTACTGAAGGAAATTATTATCGTGGACGATGGTAGCACGAAGGAGTTCCTGCACAACAAACTCGAAGATTACGTTAAGCAAAACCTACCAAAGGTGAAGCTTGTTCGGCAGCCCGAACGTACCGGTTTGATCAAGGCACGGCTTGCCGGGGCAAAGATTGCTTCTGGCGATGTGCTTATCTTTCTCGACTCTCACACCGAAGCTGGATACAATTGGTTGCCCCCGCTGTTAGAACCAATTGCTGAAAACCCCAAAACATGCGTCTGCCCGTTGATCGACGTCATCGATGACCAAACGTTCGACGTGCATCCTCAGGATGAAGGAGGCCGGGGACTATTTGACTGGACGTTTCATTATAAGCGCGTTGTGATCAAGAACGAAGACAGAATCTCACCGACGGAACCATTCCCAAGCCCCGTCATGGCTGGTGGGCTGTTCGCGATTGGAGCTGATTTCTTCTGGGAACTTGGTGGTTACGATGAGGAACTTGACATCTGGGGTGCGGAGCAGTATGAgattagttttaaaatatggCAGTGTGGTGGCCGTATGCTTGATGCGCCCTGTTCTCGTTTCGGTCATATCTACAGAACGTATAGCCCATTTCCAAACTCTAGAAAATACGATTTTATCACAAGAAATCACAAGCGGGTCGCTGAAATATGGATGGATGAATACAAGCAATACATTTACGATCGTGGTCCAGAACGCTATGCTAAAACAGATGCCGGAGACATGAGCAAGATGAAAACGATTCGGGAAAAGCTTATGTGCAAACCCTTCAAATGGTTTCTGCAGGAAGTGGCCCCAGAAATCATTGAGCTGTATCCTCCTGTTGAACCGGAACCATATGCTTCTGGGTCCATCCAAAGTGTGGCGGACTCTAGCCTGTGCATCGACACGATGCAAAGAGGTCGTGGTGAGCCTATTGGATTGTATTCTTGTTCCAATAGCTTGATTGAACCTACCAATCATAATCAGTATTTTGTACATAGCTGGCATCGTGATATTCAGCATAAATATGGTGAAGGCTGCTTCGACGTACCACAAAGTAAACCAGGTTCGCCGGTAACCATTTTTACGTGCCACATGCACCAAGGAAACCAATTTTTCCAATACGATCATGTAAGTTTGTTGGTTGGAAATAATTTACCTTGTAATTAATCCATAAAATATCATTGCAGAAAACTCAGCAAATCAAGCGAAACGGTGTGTGCATCGATAGTGATCCCCACGCTAAAGAAGTGTATGTGAATCCTTGTGACACGAGCAGTATCACACAGCGATGGAGGTTTGGCTCGATTAATTTGAAACTGTTAAAGCAGTGGAAAACTTACGGGGCGAAATTTATGTGATAAATATAAAACAGTATTACCAATAAAATTTGTAAATTATTCTGTATGTCTCGTTTGATATATGTAGGCTTAAATAATTTCCTGCCGATGATTGGGCACACAATGTGACAACATTTCACAACTTTTTATGccataattattataatacatcGTTCTAGAACTACAATCATTTCATTAATGAATCATTTCTTTTATGTTACAGGTGTCATCGCATTAACTACTCAAAACAATTGCCACAGACAAGTATTATAGTACCATTTTTCGACGAACATTGGTCCACACTACTGCGTACCGTGTACAGTGTCTTACGCCAGACACCACCAGTTTTGCTTAAAGAAATTATTCTTGTTGACGATGGTAGTACGAAACCTTTTCTCAAACAGCCTCTGGACGATTACATTGCAAAACACCTTCATTCCTTGGTTCGCGTCATTCATCTGCCGCAACGCAACGGACTCATCACAGCGCGACTATCGGGAGCAAAAGTGGCCAAAGGAGAAGTGTTGCTGTTCCTGGATTCACATGTCGAAGTCGGTATCAACTGGCTACCACCGTTACTTGAACCTATCGCTGGAAGCTATCGAACCTGCGTATGTCCCTTCATAGATGTTATTAAAGACGATACATTTGAGTTCATAGCACAGGACGAAGGAGCCCGCGGTGCGTTCGACTGGAACATGTTGTACAAACGATTGCCGTTACGGCCGGAAGATAAGAAAGATCCAACCCAACCATTCCCAAGCCCTGTTATGGCCGGGGGGCTCTTTGCAATCAGTGCACGATTTTTCTGGGAGTTAGGAGGGTATGATGACATGCTCGAAATATGGGGTGCCGAACAGTATGAGCTAAGCTTTAAGATTTGGATGTGCGGTGGTCGCATGGTGGATGCCCCTTGCTCCAGAGTCGGGCATATTTATCGCAGCTATTCGCCGTTTCCTAGCGCGAAAACGTACGATTTTGTGGCTAAAAATCATAAACGAGTCGCCGAAGTATGGATGGATGAATATAAACAATATGTGTATGCTAAAAATCCTATCCGGTATGCCATAGATGCAGGAGATCTCTCAAAGATGAAACAATTGCGCAGAAAGCTGCATTGTAAGCCTTTTCGGTGGTTCATGCAGGAAGTCGTTCCTGATTTGGTTGATCACTACCCTCCAGTAGAACCGGACGATTTCGCCTCCGGTGCTATACAAAATGTAGCTTTTATGAACCTTTGCGTTGAGGAAAGTAATAGTTTAAACAGTGTCAATTTAGCATTATGTGTCAAAAATAAGACAATGCCAGAGCGAACTGAACAGCACTTTCGATTCACGTGGCGCCGTGACATCAAAGCCATGGGATCGTCGAACTGTGTTGATGCTTCTAATCATTCAGTTGGCGCCGAATTGCAGTTATTTCAATGCCATAATCTCCAAGGCAATCAATTATTTCAGTATGACGTGGTAAGAACATTGTGCACACTGCTTTCActtgaacaaaaacaatttgcTTCCCTGATACTTATAcctaacaaaaaaaccattttcatTATGATAACCATATTCGCATTAACATTGTTATAAATCATTCCCACTGTGCAACTATTCTAATATTTTTACGTTTCTCACAAAACAGGACACACGACAAATCTATGTTGGAAAAGACaaaagcttttgttttgatgccGATGGGATGAATGGCAAGCTTATTCTTAATCGCTGCAACCGTAAACAAGAATCTCAACGATGGCGTATGGGTCAAATGAACGTAGAACGTCTTAGAAACTGGGCAAAGTATGGTGCCAAATTTCAAGTTTAAAATCCTTTATTTCCCCCTTGATTTTTGTATACATTCTATTATACTGACTCCTTTTAATCCCAATTAAAACTGTTCTGTTCAACTAAACCAACtgaagtgataaaaaaaactgccgcGCCTAGCAAAACGAATCTGTTCGGCTAAGTTAGGTCACATAAAATAGTAGATTAATTACATCGAGATTGGTTCAGtcccaataaaaaaatcaaccaccTAGTAACCCTCTCCCACTCGCTATCTAACCACTTTCATCATTCACAATTTTTCCCATCAGTACCCACCAGTTAATAATAGTCCCCAACACCAACGATTAACATATGCCACATGTTCACTCTTTCCCTGATTAAAGCTTCGATTCTGTAAGCCACTTAAAGTCTTGCGGTTTGCGGTCCGCTTGCGGACTGATTGCAATATTAATAATATGTGGACGGTCTGTTGCCGTTAGTGCATCCTTGACGGCAGCCTGCAGCTCTACAATGGTGCGTACGAAATTGCCTTTCATACCAAACATACTCATCATGTTTTCGTAACGTGTTTCATGCGTCAATGCTGATGCTGGAGTTCtaaatttgaaaaagaattggtttaataTCTCTTTACTTCCTACATCTAATATAAGATATATACTGTTTACTATAGATACTCACACTTGCGTCAAATCTCCTCCGGAACGCATATCATCATATGTTTGCTTATCAAATCCCGCGTATATTCCTCCGTTGTTCACTATTACTATCACTATTGGAAGCTGATAGCGTACCATCGTTTCAATTTCCATTCCTGAAAATCCGAAAGCAGAATCTCCTTCCACACAAATCACTTTCTTCCCTGGGCAATGATCCCTGCAGTAAAGAGCTGCAGCAATTGCAAAACCAGGTCCTACGCCCATTGTGCCAAAGGTACCAGCGTCCAGACGATGCCGGGCGAACTTGTTATGCAAAAGAGTTCGGCCAATATCCATCGTGTTGGCACCCTCGCTAACTATGATGGCATCCTTGGGAATGTACTGCTGCAAATGATGAAATACTGCGTAGTAATTCAGAGGAGTTTCCACATTTAGTGCCATTGCATCGACTACTTTCCGGTTAGTCTCACACTTTGCCTTCAGATCCTTCCACCATGCATTTTCGTAACCAAAACGGAAATGATTTTTGGCAAGTGCGTCAATTAATTGCTCAGTAAAAGGTGTGATGTGTGATTGAATCGCTACTTTGCTCGGTACGCTGTTATGCATTTCTTCTGCATTTACATCTACTTGAATAATTTTTACATCCGAACTATAACGCGGTGGTCTACCGAAATGCAATATCCAGTTCAAACGCGCGCCTAGCAATAGCACGACGTCGGCTTTCTGCAATGCTAAGGTACGAGCAGGTGCAATGCACTGTGGATCAAGATCTGGCACGACTCCTTTTCCCATGGGTGTGGGAAGGAAGGGAAGATTAGTTTGGTGTATTAATTGACGAACTTGCAGCTCTGAGCGCGCATATGCAGCCCCTTTCCCTACGATCACTAATGGACGCTTTGCGGTACATAGAAGATGTGCCGCTTCTGCAACAAGCTTTGAGTCTGGAAATGGTACTGGTGGAGGCGGGTGGGTGTACTGCACCGGTAACACTTCATCCATTATCTTTGCCGTTAACAGATTGCCGGGAAAATCTAGGTAAGAGGCGCCGGGTCTTCCATAACAGGCCAATCGTACGGCCTTTTCGACGTGCATCGGTATTAAGGCCACACTTGGTGGTCTTGCCGCATATTTACAGTATGGTCGACTCAATTCCACTTGAGGACACTCTTGGAATCCACCTATACCTTCGTGGTCTTGCGAGGTCGATCCCCCGATTACCAATAGAGGCCAACAGTTTACCTGCGCGTTCGCCATCCCACCAGTTACATGCAACAAACCAGGTCCGGATACAACAAGGCACACTCCCGGTTTACCGGTCAAATAACCAATAGCCTGCAAAGTAAATTTAACAGTTattgaatcctttttttttattcgggtCCATCACATACTTGTGCCGCATAACATGCTGCCTGTTCGTTCCGCATTCCGATATATTTCAACCCTTCCGCCTGCATCGCCATTGACAGCTCCACAACTGGAATTCCGACAATCCCGAACACATATTCAATGCCCTAAATTGTCAAACAATTGTTAAATCAATCagaacatttaatgcaaattaATGCAAGTAAACTAAATAAAAGTTAACAATTAGTGATACGGCCAACAAATCCGTTcttacgaaaaaataaaaacaaaaccaaacccaaaaaAGTACAATTTATGACAGTGCCTTTAACAATTTTGTTGTCTACACACAAACGTAGCACATTTTACGTTATCAGAAAGATTAGCATCCATACCGTAAGGGAGCCGTTACTGTCCGATAACGGGTTTACGTTTCGTGCGGTATTATTGTACGATAGACTtacaattttaaatcattcGTTCATTCTCTGGATATCGTAACTTACCTGTTCCCGTAGTGACTTAGCCAACACTGCGTTTCCGTCTAATTCCATTTCCTCGGAAAATTCAAAGCAAACTTTAAAATACTTCAAATATATTCTACAcaattttttgtagaattatTCAATCCTTCAATTCTTAAATGGTCTGCGTGCAAAGAGCTTTACCATACAACTGAAAGATTAAACCGGACAGTGATGAAGTAAAATAAGATCCTTTATCTGTTTTCCTGAGTTTGACCTAGCCTCATACGGGCGGAGATATGACAAGGCGAATATTCAACCAACTACAGCTTTATTCGAAGCAGTACACAAATTATCACAAACCCAGCACCTCACACAAACGAACAGCAATTCGCTGTAGCCCTGTGTTTTTGTAGATTACCTAAAGGCGTAAATAACTAAAGACAAATTTCTTGTTTTGATTCCACCCCAACCAGCAGCTGTCAAATCGTTGCTAACTTCATAAAGAGCTAGATCAATGTGGCCAGAtcattttggcggttttcggtaggagcacTAAAATtgtatcggtagttttcggtaggagtttcAGATGATTTCGGTAGGTTTACAGATCCGGGGGAGGAGGGGTGCTAATCTACCAAACCAAAGTTCCATACCACGAGAAAATACAGGCGGTCGTCAAGATGTTAATGGAAACCGAAAACGgtcgcaaaataccgcgtatctcgaattttcGTATTTCTGGATTTCGTTCCCCTCCCGTGAATTTCCGTTAAATGCCTTCTAATCACCATGTAATCGCCGGCAATTTGAAGACGATTAGCAGAGCATTTAGCAGTAATTAAATACCTTTGAAATTTTTCCGTGAAAAATTTCGttgtaaatttgaaatttgattttgcaactgctaaaataaaaacttacAAGCGTCTTCAACACTGC
Coding sequences within:
- the LOC120902034 gene encoding uncharacterized protein LOC120902034, producing MKATIALLILGALVLLAAAENNVQHKEKRAANNQASAIVEKIAEKGMVFAGSVVEKLKNSEVARKLLGKVLGAMGTQRGKRSIQTNATVTNYNSAHYQKLVLHQTLATDPSPNRVSNCPIAQNELNWIETIFIAVHLALGEVNKVINGQKVGFTVPKPTPYKVHN
- the LOC120902069 gene encoding putative polypeptide N-acetylgalactosaminyltransferase 10 isoform X2 — its product is MDDKLLKARKARIRSIIRSAFKFLYPLRYLLLIAATVLLVLLLRHRKQQILFGHFEEHFADVTHKSREFKKIDYHNYEQIQNDLNRVGPGEQGKPATLSPEEATSELRKELYYKNGFNALLSDKISINRSIADLRHPSCKLKSYRSHLPIASVVVPFYEEHWSTLLRTIYSVLNRSPPHLLKEIIIVDDGSTKEFLHNKLEDYVKQNLPKVKLVRQPERTGLIKARLAGAKIASGDVLIFLDSHTEAGYNWLPPLLEPIAENPKTCVCPLIDVIDDQTFDVHPQDEGGRGLFDWTFHYKRVVIKNEDRISPTEPFPSPVMAGGLFAIGADFFWELGGYDEELDIWGAEQYEISFKIWQCGGRMLDAPCSRFGHIYRTYSPFPNSRKYDFITRNHKRVAEIWMDEYKQYIYDRGPERYAKTDAGDMSKMKTIREKLMCKPFKWFLQEVAPEIIELYPPVEPEPYASGSIQSVADSSLCIDTMQRGRGEPIGLYSCSNSLIEPTNHNQYFVHSWHRDIQHKYGEGCFDVPQSKPGSPVTIFTCHRINYSKQLPQTSIIVPFFDEHWSTLLRTVYSVLRQTPPVLLKEIILVDDGSTKPFLKQPLDDYIAKHLHSLVRVIHLPQRNGLITARLSGAKVAKGEVLLFLDSHVEVGINWLPPLLEPIAGSYRTCVCPFIDVIKDDTFEFIAQDEGARGAFDWNMLYKRLPLRPEDKKDPTQPFPSPVMAGGLFAISARFFWELGGYDDMLEIWGAEQYELSFKIWMCGGRMVDAPCSRVGHIYRSYSPFPSAKTYDFVAKNHKRVAEVWMDEYKQYVYAKNPIRYAIDAGDLSKMKQLRRKLHCKPFRWFMQEVVPDLVDHYPPVEPDDFASGAIQNVAFMNLCVEESNSLNSVNLALCVKNKTMPERTEQHFRFTWRRDIKAMGSSNCVDASNHSVGAELQLFQCHNLQGNQLFQYDVDTRQIYVGKDKSFCFDADGMNGKLILNRCNRKQESQRWRMGQMNVERLRNWAKYGAKFQV
- the LOC120902069 gene encoding N-acetylgalactosaminyltransferase 6-like isoform X1, with product MDDKLLKARKARIRSIIRSAFKFLYPLRYLLLIAATVLLVLLLRHRKQQILFGHFEEHFADVTHKSREFKKIDYHNYEQIQNDLNRVGPGEQGKPATLSPEEATSELRKELYYKNGFNALLSDKISINRSIADLRHPSCKLKSYRSHLPIASVVVPFYEEHWSTLLRTIYSVLNRSPPHLLKEIIIVDDGSTKEFLHNKLEDYVKQNLPKVKLVRQPERTGLIKARLAGAKIASGDVLIFLDSHTEAGYNWLPPLLEPIAENPKTCVCPLIDVIDDQTFDVHPQDEGGRGLFDWTFHYKRVVIKNEDRISPTEPFPSPVMAGGLFAIGADFFWELGGYDEELDIWGAEQYEISFKIWQCGGRMLDAPCSRFGHIYRTYSPFPNSRKYDFITRNHKRVAEIWMDEYKQYIYDRGPERYAKTDAGDMSKMKTIREKLMCKPFKWFLQEVAPEIIELYPPVEPEPYASGSIQSVADSSLCIDTMQRGRGEPIGLYSCSNSLIEPTNHNQYFVHSWHRDIQHKYGEGCFDVPQSKPGSPVTIFTCHMHQGNQFFQYDHKTQQIKRNGVCIDSDPHAKEVYVNPCDTSSITQRWRFGSINLKLLKQWKTYGAKFM